From Brachyhypopomus gauderio isolate BG-103 unplaced genomic scaffold, BGAUD_0.2 sc40, whole genome shotgun sequence, one genomic window encodes:
- the tsc22d1 gene encoding TSC22 domain family protein 1 isoform X2 — protein MHHPDTSSRQMAQPASVPRRGTSSGSSSSPGGTSLSCSLVPTDDYKPSTLIQPPAPAVSPLGSQQPPQSLNIHSQSTLMPPSLPAAGAQIKKKSGFQITSVTPAQISVSTNNSITEDTESCDDLDESHTEDLSSSEILDVSLSRANDTGVAERSSSEETLNNFHEAETPGAVSPNQPPVLPQPHGTMVNGAVHHQHQSHHNLHHHQFRPTPSGNTHAYSSGSTGTHAGIILGSVTSTATPSTGASPAIGQKMPLNVGGIVESASVSTPNVVGQSLVSVAPGTSAGMGSGAAVSIVKPLTSNVSNVNILNSNVPVLGGISTNGSSVGFSSGLNNTHNQNVNLMQKQSGVVSSVMTMTTGTTTTSAVVGSTRVSHVGLVDMTSPSAVAPVSSAQPQQTQMPTATTSSRFRVVKLDSSSEPFKKGRWTCTEYYDKEVPGPGASENAPCTRSVESIRQLVPESTSCSESTSGGSVSTLSVGSGDTGGSTAVQPIFPQPQMSDYSAPANISKPQMPRQDIVHPHLKASAASLLASTQQQAPVSMVGLQTPTGHPSPAAPPQQLTYAQAAQLTPAQGRPRGSQQQMVYPPIQQSAAPVQVAPVHVNPLSQGGSVPPELTQSQQIMQATPASAHPLPCSIPPVAVAGNSQMMPAPHLPAVAQSLTQGLLQPQQTPPPQLVQAPPAGVMPPLVQSAGPGLVKKPQGQPLLSQLSMEQQASLSSQGPTTQFVPAVTTSLTTSNVPASHHSNPQPSMVHQGVKDTGAQPPVSALYASLPSLMATQLEDAQRLLFQHQSLLAFPKLAAGECASQTGTSSGAEDSGVSALTASASLLKNLPVDGEEDGQEWLQ, from the coding sequence ATGCATCACCCCGACACGAGCTCTCGACAAATGGCGCAGCCGGCGAGTGTCCCGAGGCGGGGTACTAGTAGCGGCTCCTCATCCTCACCTGGAGGTACCAGCCTCAGCTGCAGTCTGGTCCCGACAGATGATTACAAGCCTTCGACATTAATCCAGCCGCCGGCCCCCGCCGTGTCGCCACTTGGAAGTCAGCAGCCTCCCCAAAGCCTGAACATACATTCCCAGTCAACGTTGATGCCTCCGAGTCTGCCTGCAGCAGGGGCACAGATAAAAAAGAAAAGCGGCTTTCAGATCACCAGCGTTACTCCAGCACAAATCTCTGTCAGCACGAATAACAGCATTACAGAGGACACTGAGAGTTGTGATGACTTGGATGAGTCCCACACTGAAGACTTGAGCTCTTCTGAGATCTTGGATGTGTCCTTGTCACGGGCAAATGACACCGGGGTGGCCGAGAGAAGCTCGTCTGAGGAAACTCTGAACAACTTTCATGAGGCAGAAACTCCAGGAGCCGTGTCCCCTAATCAACCCCCTGTACTCCCTCAACCTCATGGAACTATGGTAAATGGTGCAGTTCACCACCAGCACCAATCCCACCACAACCTTCATCACCATCAGTTTCGCCCCACTCCTTCTGGAAATACTCACGCCTATTCCTCTGGCTCCACCGGGACCCACGCTGGGATTATCCTGGGCAGTGTGACCTCTACCGCCACACCAAGCACTGGGGCTTCACCAGCCATAGGCCAGAAAATGCCTTTAAATGTTGGAGGGATTGTGGAaagtgcctctgtgagcacaccCAACGTTGTTGGTCAGAGTTTGGTTAGCGTTGCTCCAGGAACGTCTGCTGGAATGGGCTCAGGTGCTGCAGTTAGTATTGTTAAGCCTTTAACAAGCAATGTTAGTAATGTTAATATATTAAACTCCAATGTGCCTGTTTTAGGTGGCATAAGTACAAATGGTAGCAGTGTAGGTTTTTCATCTGGCTTGAATAATACTCATAACCAAAATGTAAACTTGATGCAGAAGCAAAGTGGTGTAGTGAGTAGTGTCATGACCATGACAACTGGCACCACCACCACGTCTGCTGTTGTTGGCTCAACCCGTGTCAGTCATGTGGGGTTGGTGGACATGACCTCGCCTTCAGCTGTTGCCCCAGTCTCCAGTGCTCAGCCTCAGCAGACCCAAATGCCCACTGCTACCACCAGCTCACGCTTCAGAGTGGTTAAGTTGGACTCTAGTTCAGAGCCTTTTAAGAAAGGCAGGTGGACATGCACAGAGTATTATGACAAGGAGGTTCCAGGTCCTGGAGCCTCTGAGAATGCGCCATGCACCCGATCGGTGGAAAGCATCCGCCAGCTCGTACCTGAGAGCACGTCCTGTTCGGAGAGCACTAGTGGAGGCTCGGTCAGCACTCTGAGTGTGGGCAGTGGGGATACTGGAGGCTCTACAGCCGTGCAGCCGATCTTTCCACAGCCTCAGATGTCTGACTACTCCGCCCCCGCTAACATCTCTAAGCCTCAGATGCCACGCCAGGACATTGTGCATCCACACCTGAAGGCCAGTGCCGCCTCACTGCTAGCCAGCACTCAGCAGCAGGCTCCAGTCAGCATGGTAGGACTGCAGACGCCCACCGGGCATCCATCACCTGCCGCACCCCCACAGCAGCTCACATATGCCCAGGCAGCACAGCTGACTCCTGCTCAGGGTCGGCCAAGAGGCTCCCAGCAGCAGATGGTTTACCCACCCATACAGCAGTCAGCGGCACCAGTTCAGGTAGCACCAGTGCATGTCAACCCATTAAGCCAAGGTGGCAGTGTGCCACCTGAATTGACCCAGTCTCAACAGATCATGCAGGCTACACCTGCGTCAGCACATCCACTACCCTGCTCCATCCCCCCTGTGGCTGTAGCAGGCAACAGTCAGATGATGCCTGCGCCTCATCTGCCTGCCGTAGCTCAGTCACTAACACAAGGACTTCTCCAGCCTCAGCAGACACCCCCTCCCCAGTTGGTCCAGGCCCCTCCTGCCGGGGTCATGCCACCCTTGGTTCAGTCTGCAGGTCCTGGGCTTGTCAAGAAGCCTCAAGGCCAACCGCTGTTGTCTCAGCTCTCTATGGAACAGCAGGCATCGCTTAGCAGTCAGGGCCCAACAACCCAGTTTGTCCCGGCTGTTACGACGAGCCTGACCACATCAAATGTGCCTGCCAGTCACCACAGTAATCCTCAGCCCAGCATGGTTCATCAAGGCGTTAAGGACACTGGAGCACAGCCTCCCGTCAGCGCCCTGTATGCCTCTCTGCCCTCGTTGATGGCCACTCAACTGGAGGATGCCCAACGCCTTCTCTTTCAGCACCAGTCTCTGCTCGCCTTTCCGAAGCTAGCGGCTGGTGAATGTGCCTCCCAAACTGGCACCTCCTCAGGTGCGGAGGACAGTGGAGTCAGTGCCTTGACGGCCTCCGCCAGTCTGCTGAAGAACCTGCCTGTAGATGGAGAGGAAGACGG
- the tsc22d1 gene encoding TSC22 domain family protein 1 isoform X4 has translation MHHPDTSSRQMAQPASVPRRGTSSGSSSSPGGTSLSCSLVPTDDYKPSTLIQPPAPAVSPLGSQQPPQSLNIHSQSTLMPPSLPAAGAQIKKKSGFQITSVTPAQISVSTNNSITEDTESCDDLDESHTEDLSSSEILDVSLSRANDTGVAERSSSEETLNNFHEAETPGAVSPNQPPVLPQPHGTMVNGAVHHQHQSHHNLHHHQFRPTPSGNTHAYSSGSTGTHAGIILGSVTSTATPSTGASPAIGQKMPLNVGGIVESASVSTPNVVGQSLVSVAPGTSAGMGSGAAVSIVKPLTSNVSNVNILNSNVPVLGGISTNGSSVGFSSGLNNTHNQNVNLMQKQSGVVSSVMTMTTGTTTTSAVVGSTRVSHVGLVDMTSPSAVAPVSSAQPQQTQMPTATTSSRFRVVKLDSSSEPFKKGRWTCTEYYDKEVPGPGASENAPCTRSVESIRQLVPESTSCSESTSGGSVSTLSVGSGDTGGSTAVQPIFPQPQMSDYSAPANISKPQMPRQDIVHPHLKASAASLLASTQQQAPVSMVGLQTPTGHPSPAAPPQQLTYAQAAQLTPAQGRPRGSQQQMVYPPIQQSAAPVQVAPVHVNPLSQGGSVPPELTQSQQIMQATPASAHPLPCSIPPVAVAGNSQMMPAPHLPAVAQSLTQGLLQPQQTPPPQLVQAPPAGVMPPLVQSAGPGLVKKPQGQPLLSQLSMEQQASLSSQGPTTQFVPAVTTSLTTSNVPASHHSNPQPSMVHQGVKDTGAQPPVSALYASLPSLMATQLEDAQRLLFQHQSLLAFPKLAAGECASQTGTSSGAEDSGVSALTASASLLKNLPVDGEEDGYR, from the coding sequence ATGCATCACCCCGACACGAGCTCTCGACAAATGGCGCAGCCGGCGAGTGTCCCGAGGCGGGGTACTAGTAGCGGCTCCTCATCCTCACCTGGAGGTACCAGCCTCAGCTGCAGTCTGGTCCCGACAGATGATTACAAGCCTTCGACATTAATCCAGCCGCCGGCCCCCGCCGTGTCGCCACTTGGAAGTCAGCAGCCTCCCCAAAGCCTGAACATACATTCCCAGTCAACGTTGATGCCTCCGAGTCTGCCTGCAGCAGGGGCACAGATAAAAAAGAAAAGCGGCTTTCAGATCACCAGCGTTACTCCAGCACAAATCTCTGTCAGCACGAATAACAGCATTACAGAGGACACTGAGAGTTGTGATGACTTGGATGAGTCCCACACTGAAGACTTGAGCTCTTCTGAGATCTTGGATGTGTCCTTGTCACGGGCAAATGACACCGGGGTGGCCGAGAGAAGCTCGTCTGAGGAAACTCTGAACAACTTTCATGAGGCAGAAACTCCAGGAGCCGTGTCCCCTAATCAACCCCCTGTACTCCCTCAACCTCATGGAACTATGGTAAATGGTGCAGTTCACCACCAGCACCAATCCCACCACAACCTTCATCACCATCAGTTTCGCCCCACTCCTTCTGGAAATACTCACGCCTATTCCTCTGGCTCCACCGGGACCCACGCTGGGATTATCCTGGGCAGTGTGACCTCTACCGCCACACCAAGCACTGGGGCTTCACCAGCCATAGGCCAGAAAATGCCTTTAAATGTTGGAGGGATTGTGGAaagtgcctctgtgagcacaccCAACGTTGTTGGTCAGAGTTTGGTTAGCGTTGCTCCAGGAACGTCTGCTGGAATGGGCTCAGGTGCTGCAGTTAGTATTGTTAAGCCTTTAACAAGCAATGTTAGTAATGTTAATATATTAAACTCCAATGTGCCTGTTTTAGGTGGCATAAGTACAAATGGTAGCAGTGTAGGTTTTTCATCTGGCTTGAATAATACTCATAACCAAAATGTAAACTTGATGCAGAAGCAAAGTGGTGTAGTGAGTAGTGTCATGACCATGACAACTGGCACCACCACCACGTCTGCTGTTGTTGGCTCAACCCGTGTCAGTCATGTGGGGTTGGTGGACATGACCTCGCCTTCAGCTGTTGCCCCAGTCTCCAGTGCTCAGCCTCAGCAGACCCAAATGCCCACTGCTACCACCAGCTCACGCTTCAGAGTGGTTAAGTTGGACTCTAGTTCAGAGCCTTTTAAGAAAGGCAGGTGGACATGCACAGAGTATTATGACAAGGAGGTTCCAGGTCCTGGAGCCTCTGAGAATGCGCCATGCACCCGATCGGTGGAAAGCATCCGCCAGCTCGTACCTGAGAGCACGTCCTGTTCGGAGAGCACTAGTGGAGGCTCGGTCAGCACTCTGAGTGTGGGCAGTGGGGATACTGGAGGCTCTACAGCCGTGCAGCCGATCTTTCCACAGCCTCAGATGTCTGACTACTCCGCCCCCGCTAACATCTCTAAGCCTCAGATGCCACGCCAGGACATTGTGCATCCACACCTGAAGGCCAGTGCCGCCTCACTGCTAGCCAGCACTCAGCAGCAGGCTCCAGTCAGCATGGTAGGACTGCAGACGCCCACCGGGCATCCATCACCTGCCGCACCCCCACAGCAGCTCACATATGCCCAGGCAGCACAGCTGACTCCTGCTCAGGGTCGGCCAAGAGGCTCCCAGCAGCAGATGGTTTACCCACCCATACAGCAGTCAGCGGCACCAGTTCAGGTAGCACCAGTGCATGTCAACCCATTAAGCCAAGGTGGCAGTGTGCCACCTGAATTGACCCAGTCTCAACAGATCATGCAGGCTACACCTGCGTCAGCACATCCACTACCCTGCTCCATCCCCCCTGTGGCTGTAGCAGGCAACAGTCAGATGATGCCTGCGCCTCATCTGCCTGCCGTAGCTCAGTCACTAACACAAGGACTTCTCCAGCCTCAGCAGACACCCCCTCCCCAGTTGGTCCAGGCCCCTCCTGCCGGGGTCATGCCACCCTTGGTTCAGTCTGCAGGTCCTGGGCTTGTCAAGAAGCCTCAAGGCCAACCGCTGTTGTCTCAGCTCTCTATGGAACAGCAGGCATCGCTTAGCAGTCAGGGCCCAACAACCCAGTTTGTCCCGGCTGTTACGACGAGCCTGACCACATCAAATGTGCCTGCCAGTCACCACAGTAATCCTCAGCCCAGCATGGTTCATCAAGGCGTTAAGGACACTGGAGCACAGCCTCCCGTCAGCGCCCTGTATGCCTCTCTGCCCTCGTTGATGGCCACTCAACTGGAGGATGCCCAACGCCTTCTCTTTCAGCACCAGTCTCTGCTCGCCTTTCCGAAGCTAGCGGCTGGTGAATGTGCCTCCCAAACTGGCACCTCCTCAGGTGCGGAGGACAGTGGAGTCAGTGCCTTGACGGCCTCCGCCAGTCTGCTGAAGAACCTGCCTGTAGATGGAGAGGAAGACGG
- the tsc22d1 gene encoding TSC22 domain family protein 1 isoform X3, producing the protein MHHPDTSSRQMAQPASVPRRGTSSGSSSSPGGTSLSCSLVPTDDYKPSTLIQPPAPAVSPLGSQQPPQSLNIHSQSTLMPPSLPAAGAQIKKKSGFQITSVTPAQISVSTNNSITEDTESCDDLDESHTEDLSSSEILDVSLSRANDTGVAERSSSEETLNNFHEAETPGAVSPNQPPVLPQPHGTMVNGAVHHQHQSHHNLHHHQFRPTPSGNTHAYSSGSTGTHAGIILGSVTSTATPSTGASPAIGQKMPLNVGGIVESASVSTPNVVGQSLVSVAPGTSAGMGSGAAVSIVKPLTSNVSNVNILNSNVPVLGGISTNGSSVGFSSGLNNTHNQNVNLMQKQSGVVSSVMTMTTGTTTTSAVVGSTRVSHVGLVDMTSPSAVAPVSSAQPQQTQMPTATTSSRFRVVKLDSSSEPFKKGRWTCTEYYDKEVPGPGASENAPCTRSVESIRQLVPESTSCSESTSGGSVSTLSVGSGDTGGSTAVQPIFPQPQMSDYSAPANISKPQMPRQDIVHPHLKASAASLLASTQQQAPVSMVGLQTPTGHPSPAAPPQQLTYAQAAQLTPAQGRPRGSQQQMVYPPIQQSAAPVQVAPVHVNPLSQGGSVPPELTQSQQIMQATPASAHPLPCSIPPVAVAGNSQMMPAPHLPAVAQSLTQGLLQPQQTPPPQLVQAPPAGVMPPLVQSAGPGLVKKPQGQPLLSQLSMEQQASLSSQGPTTQFVPAVTTSLTTSNVPASHHSNPQPSMVHQGVKDTGAQPPVSALYASLPSLMATQLEDAQRLLFQHQSLLAFPKLAAGECASQTGTSSGAEDSGVSALTASASLLKNLPVDGEEDGRYR; encoded by the coding sequence ATGCATCACCCCGACACGAGCTCTCGACAAATGGCGCAGCCGGCGAGTGTCCCGAGGCGGGGTACTAGTAGCGGCTCCTCATCCTCACCTGGAGGTACCAGCCTCAGCTGCAGTCTGGTCCCGACAGATGATTACAAGCCTTCGACATTAATCCAGCCGCCGGCCCCCGCCGTGTCGCCACTTGGAAGTCAGCAGCCTCCCCAAAGCCTGAACATACATTCCCAGTCAACGTTGATGCCTCCGAGTCTGCCTGCAGCAGGGGCACAGATAAAAAAGAAAAGCGGCTTTCAGATCACCAGCGTTACTCCAGCACAAATCTCTGTCAGCACGAATAACAGCATTACAGAGGACACTGAGAGTTGTGATGACTTGGATGAGTCCCACACTGAAGACTTGAGCTCTTCTGAGATCTTGGATGTGTCCTTGTCACGGGCAAATGACACCGGGGTGGCCGAGAGAAGCTCGTCTGAGGAAACTCTGAACAACTTTCATGAGGCAGAAACTCCAGGAGCCGTGTCCCCTAATCAACCCCCTGTACTCCCTCAACCTCATGGAACTATGGTAAATGGTGCAGTTCACCACCAGCACCAATCCCACCACAACCTTCATCACCATCAGTTTCGCCCCACTCCTTCTGGAAATACTCACGCCTATTCCTCTGGCTCCACCGGGACCCACGCTGGGATTATCCTGGGCAGTGTGACCTCTACCGCCACACCAAGCACTGGGGCTTCACCAGCCATAGGCCAGAAAATGCCTTTAAATGTTGGAGGGATTGTGGAaagtgcctctgtgagcacaccCAACGTTGTTGGTCAGAGTTTGGTTAGCGTTGCTCCAGGAACGTCTGCTGGAATGGGCTCAGGTGCTGCAGTTAGTATTGTTAAGCCTTTAACAAGCAATGTTAGTAATGTTAATATATTAAACTCCAATGTGCCTGTTTTAGGTGGCATAAGTACAAATGGTAGCAGTGTAGGTTTTTCATCTGGCTTGAATAATACTCATAACCAAAATGTAAACTTGATGCAGAAGCAAAGTGGTGTAGTGAGTAGTGTCATGACCATGACAACTGGCACCACCACCACGTCTGCTGTTGTTGGCTCAACCCGTGTCAGTCATGTGGGGTTGGTGGACATGACCTCGCCTTCAGCTGTTGCCCCAGTCTCCAGTGCTCAGCCTCAGCAGACCCAAATGCCCACTGCTACCACCAGCTCACGCTTCAGAGTGGTTAAGTTGGACTCTAGTTCAGAGCCTTTTAAGAAAGGCAGGTGGACATGCACAGAGTATTATGACAAGGAGGTTCCAGGTCCTGGAGCCTCTGAGAATGCGCCATGCACCCGATCGGTGGAAAGCATCCGCCAGCTCGTACCTGAGAGCACGTCCTGTTCGGAGAGCACTAGTGGAGGCTCGGTCAGCACTCTGAGTGTGGGCAGTGGGGATACTGGAGGCTCTACAGCCGTGCAGCCGATCTTTCCACAGCCTCAGATGTCTGACTACTCCGCCCCCGCTAACATCTCTAAGCCTCAGATGCCACGCCAGGACATTGTGCATCCACACCTGAAGGCCAGTGCCGCCTCACTGCTAGCCAGCACTCAGCAGCAGGCTCCAGTCAGCATGGTAGGACTGCAGACGCCCACCGGGCATCCATCACCTGCCGCACCCCCACAGCAGCTCACATATGCCCAGGCAGCACAGCTGACTCCTGCTCAGGGTCGGCCAAGAGGCTCCCAGCAGCAGATGGTTTACCCACCCATACAGCAGTCAGCGGCACCAGTTCAGGTAGCACCAGTGCATGTCAACCCATTAAGCCAAGGTGGCAGTGTGCCACCTGAATTGACCCAGTCTCAACAGATCATGCAGGCTACACCTGCGTCAGCACATCCACTACCCTGCTCCATCCCCCCTGTGGCTGTAGCAGGCAACAGTCAGATGATGCCTGCGCCTCATCTGCCTGCCGTAGCTCAGTCACTAACACAAGGACTTCTCCAGCCTCAGCAGACACCCCCTCCCCAGTTGGTCCAGGCCCCTCCTGCCGGGGTCATGCCACCCTTGGTTCAGTCTGCAGGTCCTGGGCTTGTCAAGAAGCCTCAAGGCCAACCGCTGTTGTCTCAGCTCTCTATGGAACAGCAGGCATCGCTTAGCAGTCAGGGCCCAACAACCCAGTTTGTCCCGGCTGTTACGACGAGCCTGACCACATCAAATGTGCCTGCCAGTCACCACAGTAATCCTCAGCCCAGCATGGTTCATCAAGGCGTTAAGGACACTGGAGCACAGCCTCCCGTCAGCGCCCTGTATGCCTCTCTGCCCTCGTTGATGGCCACTCAACTGGAGGATGCCCAACGCCTTCTCTTTCAGCACCAGTCTCTGCTCGCCTTTCCGAAGCTAGCGGCTGGTGAATGTGCCTCCCAAACTGGCACCTCCTCAGGTGCGGAGGACAGTGGAGTCAGTGCCTTGACGGCCTCCGCCAGTCTGCTGAAGAACCTGCCTGTAGATGGAGAGGAAGACGG